In Candidatus Desulfofervidus auxilii, one genomic interval encodes:
- a CDS encoding site-2 protease family protein, producing the protein MPLLNVILFFVTFLTTTAAGALQAGVNPLSSLTAFTKGLPFSLTLMIILLFHESGHFFASKYHKVAVTPPYFIPAPSLIGTFGAFIKIKAPMPNRQVLFDIGIAGPLAGIIVCLPIVIYGIAHSRIIPSPTPPQGLILGDCLLFKILVKIIWGSLPENADLMLHPAAFAGWLGLFVTALNLMPAGQLDGGHIAFAIFGERGHRLISKLTLICLISLGFMGWYGWFVWAVLLIFLGLHHPEPIDPTLPLGKGRVKLGILALFIFILTFIPVPFKI; encoded by the coding sequence ATGCCACTTTTAAATGTTATTTTATTTTTTGTTACCTTTCTTACTACTACTGCTGCAGGTGCTTTGCAAGCAGGAGTAAACCCACTTTCTTCTTTGACTGCCTTTACTAAAGGTCTTCCTTTCTCTTTAACTTTGATGATTATATTGCTTTTTCATGAATCAGGCCATTTTTTTGCCTCTAAATATCACAAAGTAGCAGTTACTCCTCCCTATTTTATTCCTGCTCCTTCTTTAATTGGAACTTTTGGTGCTTTTATTAAAATTAAGGCCCCTATGCCCAATCGGCAGGTTTTATTTGATATAGGAATAGCAGGCCCTTTGGCAGGTATAATTGTTTGTCTACCCATTGTTATTTATGGGATTGCTCATTCTCGTATTATTCCTTCTCCAACCCCACCTCAAGGCCTTATCTTGGGAGACTGTTTATTATTTAAAATCCTGGTAAAGATTATTTGGGGTAGCTTACCTGAAAATGCAGACCTTATGCTTCATCCTGCGGCCTTTGCTGGCTGGTTAGGCCTATTTGTTACTGCTTTAAATCTTATGCCTGCTGGTCAATTAGATGGAGGGCACATTGCCTTTGCTATTTTTGGCGAAAGGGGGCATAGGTTGATTTCAAAATTGACCCTAATATGCCTTATTAGTTTGGGATTTATGGGTTGGTATGGTTGGTTTGTTTGGGCAGTTTTACTGATATTTTTAGGACTCCATCATCCTGAACCTATAGACCCAACGCTTCCCCTGGGAAAGGGACGTGTGAAACTGGGCATTTTAGCTCTGTTTATATTTATCCTTACTTTTATTCCTGTGCCTTTTAAGATATAA
- the trpA gene encoding tryptophan synthase subunit alpha, with protein MKTISQVFKALKKQNRRALIPYITAGDPDLDITAKLILTISQNGGDILELGVPFSDPLADGPTIQTASQRALKSGTTLKGILEMVREIRKKIDIPLVLMSYYNPLRQYGLEALARDASKVGINGFIVPDLTPEEATDWLKVCKEHSLDTIFLIAPTTSLNRAKKIAQMSRGFIYYVSVTGVTGARESLPQDIIENLKQLRKITNKPIAVGFGISSPNHVRMLVPYTDGIVVGSAIVKLIGETKELSQICAKVAKFIKNLSQATFIS; from the coding sequence ATGAAAACCATTTCCCAAGTGTTTAAAGCACTCAAAAAACAAAACAGAAGGGCTCTAATTCCTTATATCACTGCAGGTGACCCTGATTTAGATATTACAGCCAAGCTTATCTTAACTATTAGCCAAAATGGAGGAGATATTTTAGAATTAGGAGTTCCATTCTCTGACCCCCTAGCCGATGGCCCTACCATTCAAACTGCTTCTCAAAGGGCCTTAAAAAGTGGCACTACCCTTAAAGGTATTTTAGAAATGGTTAGAGAAATCCGTAAAAAAATAGATATACCCTTGGTGCTAATGAGTTATTATAATCCCTTACGACAATATGGTTTAGAAGCTCTGGCAAGAGATGCTTCCAAAGTAGGTATAAACGGTTTTATTGTCCCTGACCTTACTCCAGAAGAAGCTACAGATTGGCTCAAGGTTTGTAAAGAGCATTCTTTAGACACCATTTTTCTTATCGCCCCTACTACTTCATTAAATAGGGCAAAAAAAATTGCTCAAATGAGCCGTGGATTTATTTATTACGTCTCAGTGACTGGTGTTACCGGGGCACGGGAGAGCTTACCTCAAGATATAATTGAGAACTTAAAACAATTAAGAAAAATCACCAATAAACCCATTGCGGTAGGATTTGGTATCTCCTCCCCTAACCATGTCAGGATGCTTGTGCCCTATACTGATGGGATTGTGGTAGGCAGTGCTATTGTAAAGCTAATAGGAGAAACCAAAGAATTATCTCAAATATGTGCCAAAGTAGCTAAATTTATTAAAAACCTATCCCAAGCCACTTTTATATCTTAA